Proteins from a genomic interval of Pseudomonas anuradhapurensis:
- the glyA gene encoding serine hydroxymethyltransferase, which produces MFSRDLTIAKYDAELFEAMQQEALRQEEHIELIASENYTSPAVMEAQGSVLTNKYAEGYPGKRYYGGCEYVDVVEQLAIDRAKQLFGADYANVQPHAGSQANAAVYLALLSAGDTILGMSLAHGGHLTHGASVSSSGKLYNAIQYGIDANGLIDYDEVERLAVEHKPKMIVAGFSAYSQVLDFARFRAIADKVGAYLFVDMAHVAGLVAAGVYPNPVPFADVVTTTTHKTLRGPRGGLILARKNEEIEKKLNSAVFPGAQGGPLEHVIAAKAICFKEALQPEFKAYQQQVVKNAQAMAAVFIERGFDVVSGGTQNHLFLLSLIKQEISGKDADAALGKAFITVNKNSVPNDPRSPFVTSGLRFGTPAVTTRGFKEAECRELAGWICDILADLNNEAVIDAVREKVKAICKKLPVYGN; this is translated from the coding sequence ATGTTCAGCCGTGATTTGACCATTGCCAAGTACGACGCCGAGCTCTTCGAAGCCATGCAGCAAGAAGCTCTGCGCCAGGAAGAGCATATCGAGCTGATCGCTTCGGAAAACTACACCAGCCCGGCAGTCATGGAAGCCCAGGGCTCGGTCCTGACCAACAAGTACGCCGAAGGCTACCCGGGCAAGCGCTACTACGGTGGTTGCGAGTATGTCGACGTCGTCGAGCAACTGGCCATCGACCGTGCCAAGCAGCTGTTCGGCGCCGACTACGCCAACGTTCAGCCGCACGCCGGCTCCCAGGCCAACGCCGCTGTCTACCTGGCCCTGCTGTCGGCCGGTGACACCATCCTGGGCATGAGCCTGGCCCACGGTGGCCACCTGACCCACGGTGCTTCGGTAAGCTCCTCGGGCAAGCTGTACAACGCCATCCAGTACGGCATCGATGCCAACGGCCTGATCGACTACGACGAAGTCGAGCGCCTGGCTGTCGAGCACAAGCCGAAGATGATCGTTGCCGGCTTCTCGGCCTACTCGCAGGTTCTGGACTTCGCCCGCTTCCGCGCCATCGCCGACAAGGTCGGTGCCTACCTGTTCGTCGACATGGCCCACGTTGCCGGCCTGGTTGCCGCTGGCGTGTACCCGAACCCGGTGCCGTTCGCCGACGTGGTCACCACCACCACCCACAAGACCCTGCGCGGCCCGCGCGGTGGCCTGATCCTCGCTCGCAAGAACGAAGAGATCGAGAAGAAGCTGAACTCCGCCGTGTTCCCCGGCGCCCAGGGCGGCCCGCTGGAGCACGTCATCGCCGCCAAGGCCATCTGCTTCAAGGAAGCCCTGCAGCCTGAGTTCAAGGCTTACCAGCAGCAGGTGGTGAAGAACGCCCAGGCCATGGCCGCCGTGTTCATCGAGCGTGGTTTCGACGTGGTTTCCGGTGGCACCCAGAACCACCTGTTCCTGCTGTCGCTGATCAAGCAGGAAATCTCCGGTAAGGATGCTGACGCCGCACTGGGCAAAGCCTTCATCACCGTCAACAAGAACTCGGTACCGAACGACCCACGTTCCCCGTTCGTCACCTCGGGCCTGCGTTTCGGCACCCCGGCCGTGACCACCCGTGGTTTCAAGGAAGCCGAGTGCCGCGAGCTGGCTGGCTGGATCTGCGACATCCTGGCTGACCTGAACAACGAAGCGGTCATCGACGCCGTACGTGAGAAGGTCAAGGCTATCTGCAAGAAGCTGCCGGTCTACGGCAACTGA
- the gdhA gene encoding NADP-specific glutamate dehydrogenase has product MIESVDNFLARLKQRDPAQPEFHQAVEEVLRSLWPFLEANPHYLQAGILERMVEPERAVLFRVSWVDDQGKVQVNRGYRIQMSSAIGPYKGGLRFHPSVNLGVLKFLAFEQVFKNSLTSLPMGGGKGGSDFDPKGKSDAEVMRFCQAFMSELYRHIGADLDVPAGDIGVGAREIGFMFGQYKRLANQFTSVLTGKGMTYGGSLIRPEATGYGCVYFAEEMLKRQDKRIDGCRVAISGSGNVAQYAARKVMDLGGKVISLSDSEGTLYAEAGLTDAQWEAVMQLKNVKRGRISELAAQFGLEFRQGQTPWNLPCDIALPCATQNELDVEDARTLLRNGCICVAEGANMPTTLAAVDIFLDAGILYAPGKASNAGGVAVSGLEMSQNAMRLLWSAGEVDSKLHNIMQSIHHACVHYGEEADGRINYVKGANIAGFVKVADAMLAQGVV; this is encoded by the coding sequence ATGATCGAATCCGTCGACAATTTCCTCGCGCGCCTGAAGCAACGCGACCCGGCCCAGCCCGAATTCCACCAGGCGGTGGAAGAAGTGCTGCGCAGCCTGTGGCCGTTCCTCGAAGCCAACCCACATTACCTGCAGGCCGGCATTCTGGAACGCATGGTCGAGCCGGAGCGCGCCGTGCTGTTCCGCGTGTCCTGGGTCGATGACCAAGGCAAGGTGCAGGTCAACCGCGGCTACCGCATCCAGATGAGCAGCGCCATCGGCCCGTACAAGGGCGGCCTGCGCTTCCACCCGTCGGTCAACCTCGGCGTACTCAAGTTCCTGGCTTTCGAACAGGTGTTCAAGAACTCCCTCACCTCGCTGCCCATGGGCGGCGGCAAAGGTGGCTCGGACTTCGACCCGAAAGGCAAGAGCGACGCCGAAGTGATGCGCTTCTGCCAGGCGTTCATGAGCGAGCTGTACCGCCACATCGGCGCCGACCTGGACGTGCCGGCCGGTGACATTGGCGTAGGAGCCCGCGAAATCGGCTTCATGTTCGGCCAGTACAAGCGCCTGGCCAACCAGTTCACCTCGGTGCTGACCGGCAAGGGCATGACCTATGGCGGCAGCCTGATCCGCCCGGAAGCCACTGGCTACGGTTGCGTGTACTTCGCCGAGGAAATGCTCAAGCGCCAGGACAAGCGCATCGATGGTTGCCGCGTGGCGATTTCCGGCTCGGGCAACGTGGCCCAGTATGCGGCGCGCAAGGTCATGGACCTGGGCGGCAAGGTCATCTCGCTGTCCGACTCCGAAGGCACCCTGTACGCCGAGGCCGGCCTGACCGACGCCCAGTGGGAAGCGGTCATGCAGCTGAAGAACGTCAAGCGTGGCCGCATCAGCGAACTGGCCGCCCAGTTCGGCCTGGAGTTCCGCCAGGGCCAGACCCCATGGAACCTGCCGTGCGACATCGCCTTGCCGTGCGCCACGCAGAACGAGCTGGACGTCGAAGACGCCCGCACCCTGCTGCGTAATGGCTGCATCTGCGTGGCAGAAGGCGCCAACATGCCGACCACCCTCGCGGCTGTGGATATCTTCCTGGACGCCGGCATTCTTTACGCGCCTGGCAAGGCCTCCAACGCCGGCGGCGTGGCTGTGTCGGGGCTGGAGATGTCGCAGAATGCCATGCGCTTGCTGTGGAGCGCCGGTGAGGTGGACAGCAAGCTGCACAACATCATGCAGTCGATTCACCATGCGTGCGTGCACTACGGTGAAGAGGCCGATGGCCGGATCAACTATGTGAAGGGTGCGAACATCGCCGGCTTCGTGAAAGTGGCGGATGCGATGCTGGCGCAAGGCGTGGTCTGA
- the ettA gene encoding energy-dependent translational throttle protein EttA, giving the protein MAQYVYTMHRLSKVVPPKREILKNISLSFFPGAKIGVLGLNGAGKSTLLRIMAGVDKEFDGEARPMPDINVGYLPQEPQLDPNKSVREVVEEAVSVIKDAQARLDEVYAAYAEPDADFDKLAAEQAKLEAILQAADGHNLERQLDVAADALRLPAWDARIEHLSGGEKRRVALCRLLLSAPDMLLLDEPTNHLDADSVAWLERFLHDFPGTVVAITHDRYFLDNVAGWILELDRGAGIPYEGNYSGWLEAKSERLAQESKQQSAHEKAMKEELEWVRKGAKARQSKSKARLQRFEEMQSQEFQKRSETNEIYIPAGPRLGDKVIEFKNVTKGYGDRVLIDNLSFAMPKGAIVGVIGGNGAGKSTLFRMLMGKEQPDSGSIEIGETVQLACVDQSREDLDGSKTVFQQISDGSDVIRIGNYEIPSRTYVGRFNFKGGDQQKFVKDLSGGERGRLHLALTLKEGGNVLLLDEPSNDLDVETLRSLEEALLDFPGAAIVISHDRWFLDRVATHILAYEDDSNVVFFEGNYTEYEADRKKRLGDAAAQPHRVRHKKLAQ; this is encoded by the coding sequence TTGGCTCAATACGTCTACACCATGCATCGGCTGAGCAAAGTCGTGCCGCCGAAGCGGGAAATTCTCAAGAATATTTCCCTGTCGTTCTTCCCGGGCGCCAAGATTGGCGTGCTCGGCCTGAACGGCGCCGGTAAATCGACCCTGCTGCGGATCATGGCGGGCGTCGACAAGGAATTCGACGGCGAAGCCCGTCCGATGCCCGACATCAACGTTGGCTACCTGCCGCAGGAACCGCAACTGGACCCGAACAAGTCGGTGCGTGAAGTGGTCGAGGAAGCGGTCAGCGTGATCAAGGACGCCCAGGCACGCCTGGACGAGGTCTACGCCGCCTATGCCGAACCCGATGCCGACTTCGACAAGCTGGCTGCCGAGCAGGCCAAGCTCGAGGCCATCCTGCAGGCCGCCGACGGCCACAACCTGGAGCGCCAGCTGGACGTTGCCGCCGACGCCCTGCGCCTGCCGGCCTGGGATGCGCGCATCGAGCACCTGTCCGGTGGTGAAAAGCGCCGTGTGGCCCTGTGCCGCCTGCTGCTGTCGGCCCCCGACATGCTGCTGCTGGACGAACCGACCAACCACCTGGATGCCGACTCGGTGGCCTGGCTGGAGCGTTTCCTGCACGACTTCCCGGGCACCGTGGTAGCGATTACCCACGACCGTTACTTCCTCGACAACGTCGCCGGCTGGATCCTGGAACTGGACCGCGGCGCCGGCATCCCGTACGAAGGCAACTACTCGGGCTGGCTGGAAGCCAAGTCCGAGCGCCTGGCGCAGGAATCGAAGCAGCAGAGCGCCCATGAAAAGGCCATGAAAGAGGAACTGGAATGGGTGCGCAAAGGCGCCAAGGCCCGCCAGTCCAAGTCCAAGGCCCGTCTGCAGCGCTTCGAGGAAATGCAATCGCAGGAATTCCAGAAGCGCAGCGAAACCAACGAGATCTACATCCCGGCCGGTCCGCGCCTGGGTGACAAGGTGATCGAGTTCAAGAACGTCACCAAGGGCTACGGCGACCGCGTGCTGATCGACAACCTGTCGTTCGCCATGCCGAAAGGCGCCATCGTCGGCGTGATCGGTGGTAACGGTGCCGGTAAGTCGACCCTGTTCCGCATGCTGATGGGCAAGGAGCAGCCGGACTCGGGCAGCATCGAGATCGGTGAAACCGTGCAGCTGGCCTGCGTCGACCAGAGCCGTGAAGACCTGGACGGCAGCAAGACCGTGTTCCAGCAGATCTCCGACGGTTCCGACGTGATCCGCATCGGCAACTACGAGATCCCGTCGCGTACCTATGTGGGCCGCTTCAACTTCAAGGGTGGCGACCAGCAGAAGTTCGTCAAGGACCTGTCCGGTGGTGAGCGTGGCCGCCTGCACCTGGCCCTGACCCTGAAGGAGGGCGGTAACGTCCTGCTGCTCGACGAACCGTCCAACGACCTCGACGTCGAAACCCTGCGTTCGCTGGAAGAAGCCCTGCTGGACTTCCCGGGCGCCGCGATCGTGATTTCCCACGACCGTTGGTTCCTGGACCGTGTGGCCACCCACATCCTGGCGTACGAAGACGACTCGAACGTGGTGTTCTTCGAAGGCAACTACACCGAGTACGAAGCCGACCGCAAGAAGCGCCTGGGTGATGCCGCTGCCCAGCCGCACCGTGTACGGCACAAGAAGCTGGCCCAGTAA
- a CDS encoding GreA/GreB family elongation factor, translating into MSRAFVNEDQAAAQADQPVERRVSEQPNYVTASGLRQLQDRVAELNALRNELQAQGERGDKQRLADTERDLRYFNARLQSAQVVAAATSRSKVQIGSRVRFVDAQDQEHVVRLVGEDEADAGRGLINWGSPLGRALLGAGPGDEVLWRRPAGEQMIEVVDIEGED; encoded by the coding sequence ATGAGCCGAGCATTCGTCAACGAAGACCAGGCCGCCGCCCAGGCCGACCAGCCGGTCGAGCGGCGGGTCAGCGAACAACCCAACTACGTGACCGCCAGTGGCCTGCGCCAGCTGCAAGACCGCGTGGCCGAGCTGAATGCCCTGCGCAACGAGCTGCAGGCACAAGGCGAGCGCGGCGACAAGCAGCGCCTGGCCGATACCGAGCGGGACCTGCGCTATTTCAACGCGCGGCTGCAGAGCGCCCAGGTGGTCGCGGCGGCGACGTCGCGGAGCAAGGTGCAGATCGGTAGCCGGGTGCGCTTTGTCGATGCCCAGGACCAGGAGCATGTGGTGCGGCTGGTGGGCGAGGACGAGGCGGATGCGGGGCGCGGGTTGATCAACTGGGGTTCGCCGCTGGGGCGGGCATTGCTCGGGGCCGGGCCTGGAGATGAAGTGCTGTGGCGACGGCCGGCGGGAGAGCAGATGATCGAGGTAGTCGATATCGAGGGCGAGGATTGA
- a CDS encoding EAL and GGDEF domain-containing protein codes for MTNLTHPPSLRSAPQAPAASLRGSIKGALALLALILLGLLLWQLFAQFSHTQADLRKKTLEGTAELADHLSLNLAFKAQQATNVVQPYANVPTPTALPAVLAGLREHLPDLQSLAWLDAAGKLQADSLAGSPDRQSIDELLKLSQGSPYFFTNSANNSSVYLLLRQGSDEHSGYWLLRLAPAYYRPLITYLDGPGRPLWLLENSRSGEVLQRHAPTPGSNAPLQSVMLAFIDNSTWQLRGLFDAKLARQTLLPALLGKCLLVLFCAMLPVVALINMRRRQRALQEDRRRYQEIFEGTGVALCVLDLSSLPGELDRYHLRNRAALKHSLALDPNLRRSLLLELKITEINQVARQLLNIECHQGAWQRLIDGTGDGRDSVGMQLIDALIEQRELLELEVRLPAPLGGELHLWLMARLPQQRRDYQAVILSISDITSRKQVELSLLERESFWSDVVRTVPDQLYVQDVLSQRMIFSNRHLGQTLGYDRTELAQMGDRFWELLLHPEDATHYQALRRQQRDSGHDQPLHCQLRFRHRDGGWRCYDIREQVLTRDADGLVTRIIGVGKDVTVQIEASQSLRDSEQRYRMLAESISDVIFSTDSRLQLNYVSPSVQSVLGYQADWIFTNGWQSIIANPAQLTGIYSLMERVSKAMGDPALLAQLRSQLPTQLFLFDCLRADGRKIPIELRLVLVWDDDQHFEGVLGVGRDISQQRRAEKDLRMAATVFEHSTSAILITDPAGYIVQANEAFSRVSGYAVSEVLDQLPGMLTVDEQQEGHLRYVVKQLHQRGSWEGEVWLKRRDGDHYPAWVGITAVLDDEGDLASYVCFFTDISERKASEQRIHRLAYYDALTHLPNRTLFQDRLYNALQQAERQKAWVVLMFLDLDRFKPINDSLGHAAGDRMLKDMAQRLLACVDDDDTVARMGGDEFTLLLQPRATREIALNRAIHVAENILASLVRPFVLENREFFVTASIGIALSPQDGSELSQLMKNADTAMYHAKERGKNNFQFYQAEMNASALERLELESDLRHAMEQNEFILYYQPQFSGDGKRLTGAEALLRWRHPTRGLVPPGDFIPVIEELGLVVDVGDWVLREASRQLKAWHKAKVRVPKVSVNISARQFSDGQLGTRIARVLQESGLPPACLELELTESILMREVNEALQILAGLKNLGLSIAVDDFGTGYSSLNYLKQFPIDVLKIDRTFVDGLPEGEQDAQIARAIIAMAHSLNLAVIAEGVETHEQLEFLREHGCDEVQGYLFGRPMPAHQFEAQFANETLFMFN; via the coding sequence TTGACCAATCTCACTCATCCGCCGTCATTGCGTTCCGCGCCCCAGGCGCCCGCTGCCTCCCTGCGCGGGTCGATCAAGGGTGCGTTGGCGCTGCTGGCCCTGATCCTGCTGGGTTTGCTGCTGTGGCAGTTGTTCGCCCAGTTCAGCCATACCCAGGCCGACCTGCGCAAGAAAACCCTGGAAGGCACCGCCGAGCTGGCCGACCACCTCAGCCTGAACCTGGCGTTCAAGGCCCAACAGGCCACGAATGTGGTGCAGCCCTACGCCAATGTACCGACGCCCACGGCCCTGCCCGCCGTGCTGGCCGGTTTGCGCGAACACCTGCCGGACCTGCAGAGCCTGGCCTGGCTGGATGCAGCCGGGAAGCTGCAGGCCGACAGCCTTGCCGGCAGCCCCGACCGCCAGTCGATTGACGAATTGCTCAAGCTGAGCCAGGGCAGCCCGTATTTCTTCACCAATTCGGCCAACAACAGCTCCGTCTACCTGTTACTGCGTCAAGGCTCCGATGAGCACAGCGGTTATTGGCTGTTGCGCCTGGCGCCAGCGTACTACCGCCCGCTGATCACCTACCTGGATGGCCCCGGCCGTCCGCTGTGGCTGCTGGAAAACAGCCGCAGCGGCGAAGTGCTGCAGCGCCATGCGCCAACCCCTGGCAGCAACGCGCCGCTGCAGAGCGTGATGCTGGCCTTCATCGATAACAGCACCTGGCAGCTGCGCGGCCTGTTCGACGCCAAGCTGGCGCGCCAGACCCTGCTGCCCGCGCTGCTGGGCAAATGCCTGCTGGTGCTGTTCTGCGCCATGCTGCCGGTTGTGGCGCTGATCAACATGCGCCGTCGGCAACGGGCGCTGCAGGAAGACCGTCGGCGCTACCAGGAAATTTTCGAGGGCACCGGCGTGGCCTTGTGCGTGCTCGATCTGTCCAGCCTGCCCGGCGAGCTCGACCGCTACCACCTGCGCAACCGCGCCGCGCTCAAACACAGCCTGGCCCTCGACCCGAACCTGCGCCGCTCGCTGCTGCTGGAGCTGAAGATCACCGAGATCAACCAGGTGGCACGCCAGTTGTTGAACATCGAGTGCCACCAAGGTGCCTGGCAGCGCCTGATCGACGGCACCGGCGATGGTCGCGACAGTGTGGGCATGCAATTGATCGATGCATTGATCGAGCAACGCGAGTTGCTGGAGCTGGAAGTGCGCCTGCCGGCCCCCCTGGGCGGCGAACTGCACTTGTGGCTGATGGCTCGCTTGCCGCAACAGCGCCGTGATTACCAGGCAGTGATCCTCAGCATCAGCGATATCACCAGCCGCAAGCAGGTTGAACTGTCGTTGCTGGAGCGCGAAAGCTTCTGGTCGGACGTCGTGCGCACCGTGCCTGACCAGTTGTACGTGCAGGACGTGCTCAGCCAGCGGATGATCTTCAGCAACCGCCATCTCGGCCAGACTCTGGGCTACGACCGTACCGAACTGGCGCAGATGGGCGACCGCTTCTGGGAGCTGCTGCTGCACCCCGAAGACGCCACGCACTACCAGGCACTGCGCCGCCAGCAGCGCGACAGCGGCCATGACCAGCCGCTGCACTGCCAACTGCGCTTCCGTCATCGCGATGGCGGCTGGCGCTGCTACGACATCCGCGAACAGGTGCTGACCCGTGACGCCGATGGCCTGGTCACACGCATCATCGGCGTGGGCAAGGACGTGACAGTGCAGATCGAAGCCAGCCAGTCACTACGCGACAGCGAGCAGCGTTACCGCATGCTCGCCGAGAGCATCAGCGACGTGATCTTCTCCACCGACAGCCGGCTCCAGCTCAACTACGTCAGCCCCTCGGTGCAGAGCGTGCTGGGCTACCAGGCCGACTGGATCTTCACCAATGGCTGGCAGTCGATCATCGCCAACCCGGCGCAGCTGACCGGCATCTACAGTTTGATGGAGCGCGTCAGCAAGGCCATGGGCGACCCCGCGCTGCTGGCCCAGCTGCGCAGCCAGTTGCCAACCCAGCTGTTCCTGTTCGACTGCCTGCGCGCCGATGGCCGCAAGATACCCATCGAACTGCGCCTGGTGCTGGTGTGGGACGATGACCAGCACTTCGAAGGCGTGCTCGGGGTGGGCCGCGACATCAGCCAGCAACGCCGTGCCGAAAAAGACCTGCGCATGGCTGCGACGGTATTCGAGCACTCGACATCGGCGATTCTCATCACCGACCCGGCCGGCTATATCGTGCAGGCCAACGAGGCGTTCAGCCGCGTCAGTGGCTACGCCGTCAGCGAGGTGCTCGACCAGTTGCCGGGCATGCTCACCGTCGACGAACAGCAGGAAGGCCACCTGCGCTATGTGGTCAAGCAGCTGCACCAGCGCGGCAGCTGGGAAGGTGAAGTGTGGCTCAAGCGCCGTGACGGTGACCACTACCCAGCCTGGGTCGGCATTACCGCGGTGCTGGACGACGAGGGCGACCTGGCCAGCTACGTGTGCTTCTTCACCGACATCAGCGAGCGCAAGGCCAGCGAACAGCGCATCCACCGCCTGGCGTACTACGACGCCCTCACCCACCTGCCCAACCGCACGCTGTTCCAGGACCGCCTGTACAACGCCCTGCAACAGGCCGAGCGGCAGAAGGCCTGGGTGGTGCTGATGTTCCTCGACCTGGACCGTTTCAAGCCGATCAACGACTCCCTCGGCCACGCCGCCGGCGACCGCATGCTCAAGGACATGGCCCAGCGTTTGCTGGCCTGCGTGGACGACGACGATACCGTGGCGCGCATGGGTGGCGACGAGTTCACCCTGCTGCTGCAACCACGCGCTACCCGCGAGATCGCCCTCAACCGCGCGATTCACGTGGCCGAGAACATCCTCGCCAGCCTGGTGCGGCCGTTCGTGCTGGAAAACCGCGAGTTCTTCGTCACCGCCAGTATCGGCATCGCCCTCAGCCCGCAGGACGGCAGCGAACTGAGCCAGCTGATGAAGAACGCCGACACCGCCATGTACCACGCCAAGGAACGCGGCAAGAACAACTTCCAGTTCTACCAGGCCGAGATGAACGCCAGCGCCCTGGAGCGCCTGGAGCTGGAGAGCGACCTGCGCCATGCCATGGAGCAGAACGAGTTCATCCTCTACTACCAGCCGCAGTTCAGCGGCGATGGCAAACGCCTGACCGGTGCCGAAGCCCTGCTGCGCTGGCGGCACCCGACCCGCGGCCTGGTGCCACCGGGCGATTTCATCCCGGTGATCGAGGAGCTGGGCCTGGTGGTGGACGTGGGCGACTGGGTGCTGCGCGAAGCCAGCCGCCAGCTCAAGGCCTGGCACAAGGCCAAGGTGCGTGTACCGAAGGTATCGGTGAACATTTCTGCGCGGCAGTTCTCCGATGGCCAGCTGGGCACGCGCATCGCCAGGGTCCTGCAAGAGAGCGGCCTGCCGCCGGCGTGCCTGGAACTGGAGCTGACCGAAAGTATCCTGATGCGCGAGGTGAACGAAGCGTTGCAGATTCTCGCCGGCCTGAAAAACCTTGGCCTGAGCATCGCGGTAGACGACTTCGGCACCGGTTATTCGTCGCTGAACTACCTCAAGCAGTTCCCTATCGACGTGCTGAAGATCGACCGCACCTTCGTCGACGGCCTGCCAGAAGGCGAGCAGGATGCGCAGATTGCCCGGGCGATCATCGCCATGGCCCACAGCCTCAACCTGGCGGTGATCGCCGAAGGCGTGGAAACCCACGAGCAACTGGAATTCCTTCGCGAGCATGGCTGTGACGAAGTGCAGGGCTACCTGTTCGGGCGGCCGATGCCGGCGCATCAGTTCGAGGCGCAGTTCGCCAACGAGACGTTGTTCATGTTCAATTGA
- a CDS encoding DUF4105 domain-containing protein, with protein MLKRLVSLALCACAPVHAAPLLDQGRLQQLANTPYWTALGHYETAKLGGWRSYVDDDAFFLAEDGAHHPDQELQATVEALYAPASLGDQHAQCRFPARTRWLREQLDLQGLPQPACQEFTTWYQSIDPHSAALIFPAAYLNSPSSMFGHTLLRIDQSKTRSDDTTLLSYAINFGAYIEGSDNSILYAWKGLMGGYPGLFALMPYQEKLSEYRSLENRDLWEYQLDLTPAETGRMVEHVWELKQIQFDYFFFDENCSYRLLELLQVARPSLDLTSQFPLTAIPTDTVKAVKQSGLVASETYRPSRERELLARAEPLDHDEKRQVLAVSADTAQLQSREFKALPPQRQALVQDAAYRLERYRANGQERDPGQAKRSFELLRAINSNPPPPLQIERPGLPEDGHDSRTWQLGVGTREDRAYAEYGLRMAYHDLNDNAYGFPLGAQIEILQLKVRQYEGNDWQVQRLDLATIRSLTPRNELLQPWSWQVAGGLERVPGKHDDEVLVSHVNGGAGGTWQLADGLLGFALGTLRVEHHNDFAQFIAPAAGFNSGLLWRNGLGNMTLEAKGDYFTNGEVRRSVSLNQQWEISQNLGLRLSASREFSHLATAQNEVMLELKWYHY; from the coding sequence ATGCTCAAACGCCTCGTTTCCCTGGCGCTGTGTGCCTGCGCCCCTGTACATGCCGCACCGTTGCTGGACCAAGGCCGTCTCCAGCAACTGGCCAACACCCCCTACTGGACTGCCCTGGGCCACTACGAAACCGCCAAGCTCGGTGGCTGGCGCAGCTATGTGGACGATGACGCATTCTTCCTCGCCGAGGACGGCGCGCACCACCCCGACCAGGAGCTGCAAGCCACCGTCGAAGCGCTGTACGCCCCGGCCAGCCTCGGCGACCAGCACGCCCAGTGCCGGTTCCCGGCGCGTACCCGCTGGCTGCGCGAACAGCTCGACCTGCAAGGCTTGCCACAGCCGGCCTGCCAGGAATTCACCACCTGGTACCAGTCGATCGACCCGCACAGCGCGGCGCTGATCTTTCCGGCGGCGTACCTGAACAGCCCGTCTTCGATGTTCGGCCATACCTTGCTGCGCATCGACCAGTCGAAAACCCGCAGCGACGACACCACGCTGCTGAGCTACGCGATCAACTTCGGCGCCTATATCGAAGGCAGCGACAACAGCATCCTGTATGCCTGGAAAGGCCTGATGGGCGGCTACCCGGGGCTGTTCGCGCTGATGCCCTACCAGGAAAAACTCTCCGAGTACCGCAGCCTGGAAAACCGCGACCTGTGGGAATACCAGCTGGACCTGACGCCAGCAGAGACCGGGCGCATGGTCGAGCATGTGTGGGAGCTGAAGCAGATCCAGTTCGACTACTTCTTCTTCGACGAAAACTGCTCGTATCGCCTGCTGGAGTTGCTGCAGGTAGCCCGGCCGAGCCTGGACCTGACCTCACAGTTCCCGCTGACCGCCATCCCCACCGACACGGTGAAGGCCGTGAAACAGTCCGGCCTGGTCGCCAGCGAGACGTACCGCCCCTCTCGCGAACGTGAACTGCTGGCCCGGGCCGAGCCACTCGATCACGACGAAAAACGCCAGGTGCTGGCGGTAAGCGCCGACACCGCGCAACTACAGAGCCGCGAATTCAAGGCCCTGCCCCCCCAGCGCCAGGCGCTGGTGCAGGATGCCGCGTACCGCCTGGAGCGTTACCGCGCCAATGGCCAGGAGCGCGACCCTGGGCAGGCCAAGCGCAGTTTCGAACTGCTGCGGGCGATCAACAGCAACCCGCCACCGCCCCTGCAGATCGAGCGCCCGGGCCTGCCCGAGGACGGCCACGACTCGCGCACCTGGCAGCTGGGCGTGGGCACGCGCGAAGACCGCGCCTATGCCGAATACGGCCTGCGCATGGCCTACCACGACCTGAATGACAACGCTTATGGCTTTCCGCTGGGGGCGCAGATCGAGATCCTGCAATTGAAGGTGCGCCAGTACGAAGGCAACGACTGGCAGGTACAGCGCCTGGACCTGGCCACCATCCGCTCGCTGACCCCGCGCAACGAGTTGCTGCAGCCGTGGTCGTGGCAGGTGGCCGGCGGGCTGGAACGGGTACCGGGCAAGCATGATGACGAAGTGCTGGTGAGCCATGTGAATGGTGGAGCCGGTGGCACCTGGCAGCTGGCGGACGGGCTGCTGGGCTTTGCCCTGGGCACGCTGCGAGTCGAGCACCACAACGACTTTGCCCAGTTCATCGCCCCGGCGGCGGGGTTCAACAGCGGGCTGCTGTGGCGCAACGGGCTGGGCAACATGACGCTCGAGGCCAAGGGGGATTACTTCACCAATGGCGAAGTGCGACGCAGCGTGAGCCTGAACCAGCAGTGGGAAATCAGCCAGAACCTGGGGCTGCGCCTGAGCGCCTCGCGCGAGTTCAGCCACCTGGCAACGGCGCAGAACGAGGTGATGCTGGAACTGAAGTGGTACCACTACTGA